From Solidesulfovibrio carbinoliphilus subsp. oakridgensis, the proteins below share one genomic window:
- a CDS encoding PAS domain S-box protein translates to MERRRVLVAEDDLASGESLRRELVRLGHQPVGPAPDAATAMDLAVRLAPDIALVSIPFPDVAAGVALGKALAGRGIPVVFVAASRDGESLAALAEARPYGLLLKPLDPYQLAVSLEGALRLRAEEQLADRCRDLSESERRFRAVFEQAGIGVNRQTPDGRYLEVNERFARMVGRPALELVGRAHADISHPDEREGDRTALAGLLAGREDSVVREKRYLRPDGTEVWARVNVTAVRDPEGRPECLLAVAEDITDRRRTETELNNQLSFQRSLMDAAVNPIYVQDPAGHYVSLNRAFETFLGVSIQSALGLTAREIFSEEVGEFLAEKDREILETDGVQQFEIALENASGRERHLVLNRARFDDAEGRPQGIVGVATDVTDSKRVEKDLRDEQEVLRRILTGVQAGIFIIDPKTRIIEDVNPVAEELCGQSREQLLGKSCGVIDWSDQGGRRITACVLAERNLVNEEMRLTRPDGRTVPIIKTVVAAMRRGKLKLFEIVFDISERKTLERQLAVAQKLESVGELAAGIAHEINTPTQYIGDNLHFLSTAFAGLAAALEKTTALAGELARTAGDAEAATAIEAARREADVDFLLDEAPRALEQSVEGVARVTAIVSAMKKFSHPGGEDKVAVDINAAVENTVIVAKNEWKYVADLSLDLDRTLPPVFCLPGDFNQVLLNILVNAAHAIADKVKGTAEKGVITIRTEADGEFLKLTVADTGAGIPEANRRKIFDPFFTTKEVGKGTGQGLAITHNIVVSKHGGSIDFDSEAGRGTTFVVRVPFGGGEGDGTAGLAAGEEPL, encoded by the coding sequence GTGGAACGCAGGCGCGTTCTGGTCGCCGAGGACGATCTGGCCTCGGGGGAGTCGTTGCGCCGCGAGCTCGTCCGGCTGGGCCACCAGCCGGTGGGGCCGGCCCCGGACGCGGCCACGGCTATGGACCTGGCCGTGCGGCTCGCCCCGGACATCGCCCTGGTCAGCATCCCGTTTCCGGACGTCGCCGCCGGCGTGGCCCTGGGCAAGGCCCTGGCCGGGCGGGGCATCCCGGTCGTCTTCGTGGCCGCCAGCCGGGACGGGGAAAGCCTTGCGGCCCTGGCCGAGGCCAGGCCCTACGGGCTGCTCCTCAAACCCCTCGATCCCTACCAGCTGGCCGTGTCCCTCGAAGGGGCGCTGCGGCTTCGGGCCGAGGAACAGCTGGCCGACCGGTGCCGCGACCTTTCGGAAAGCGAGCGCCGGTTTCGGGCCGTCTTCGAGCAGGCCGGCATCGGAGTCAACCGCCAGACCCCGGACGGCCGGTATCTCGAAGTCAACGAGCGGTTCGCCCGCATGGTGGGGCGGCCGGCCCTGGAACTGGTCGGCAGGGCCCATGCCGACATCTCCCATCCCGACGAGCGCGAAGGCGACCGGACCGCCCTGGCCGGGCTGTTGGCCGGGCGCGAGGATTCCGTGGTCCGGGAAAAGCGCTACCTGCGGCCGGACGGGACCGAGGTGTGGGCCCGGGTCAACGTGACGGCCGTCCGGGACCCGGAGGGCCGTCCGGAATGCCTGCTCGCCGTGGCCGAGGACATCACCGACCGCCGCCGGACCGAGACCGAGCTCAATAACCAGCTTTCCTTCCAGCGAAGCCTCATGGACGCGGCCGTCAACCCCATCTACGTCCAGGACCCGGCCGGGCATTACGTCAGCCTCAACCGGGCCTTCGAGACCTTTCTCGGCGTGTCCATCCAAAGCGCCCTGGGGCTGACCGCCCGCGAGATCTTTTCCGAGGAGGTCGGGGAATTCCTGGCCGAAAAGGACCGGGAGATCCTGGAGACGGACGGGGTGCAGCAGTTCGAGATCGCCCTGGAGAACGCCTCGGGCCGGGAACGCCACCTGGTCCTCAACCGGGCCCGCTTCGACGACGCCGAGGGCCGGCCCCAGGGGATCGTCGGCGTGGCCACGGACGTGACCGACAGCAAGCGGGTGGAAAAGGACCTGCGCGACGAGCAGGAGGTCCTGCGCCGCATCCTCACCGGGGTCCAGGCCGGCATCTTCATCATCGACCCCAAGACCCGGATCATCGAGGACGTCAATCCCGTGGCCGAGGAACTGTGCGGCCAAAGCCGCGAACAGCTCCTCGGCAAGTCCTGCGGGGTCATCGACTGGAGCGACCAGGGCGGCCGCCGCATTACGGCCTGCGTCCTGGCCGAGCGCAACCTGGTCAACGAGGAGATGCGGCTGACCCGGCCGGACGGCCGCACCGTGCCGATTATAAAGACCGTGGTCGCGGCCATGCGCCGGGGCAAGCTCAAGCTTTTCGAGATCGTCTTCGACATCAGCGAGCGAAAGACCCTGGAACGCCAGCTGGCCGTGGCCCAGAAGCTCGAGAGCGTGGGCGAGCTGGCCGCCGGCATCGCCCACGAGATCAACACCCCGACCCAGTACATCGGCGACAACCTCCATTTTCTGTCCACGGCTTTCGCGGGCCTCGCCGCCGCTTTGGAAAAGACCACGGCCCTAGCCGGGGAGCTGGCCCGGACGGCCGGCGACGCGGAGGCCGCCACGGCCATCGAGGCGGCCCGGCGCGAGGCCGACGTGGACTTTCTCCTGGACGAGGCCCCCCGGGCCCTGGAACAGTCCGTGGAAGGCGTGGCCCGGGTCACGGCCATCGTGTCGGCCATGAAGAAGTTCTCCCACCCCGGCGGCGAGGACAAGGTGGCGGTGGACATCAACGCGGCCGTGGAAAACACGGTCATCGTGGCCAAGAACGAGTGGAAGTACGTGGCCGACCTGTCGCTCGACCTCGACCGGACCCTGCCGCCGGTCTTCTGCCTGCCCGGCGATTTCAACCAGGTGCTCCTCAACATCCTGGTCAACGCCGCCCACGCCATTGCCGACAAGGTCAAGGGCACGGCCGAAAAGGGCGTCATCACCATCCGCACCGAGGCGGACGGCGAATTTTTGAAGCTGACCGTGGCCGACACCGGGGCCGGCATCCCGGAGGCGAACCGCCGCAAGATCTTCGACCCGTTTTTCACCACCAAGGAGGTGGGCAAGGGCACGGGCCAGGGCCTGGCCATCACCCACAACATCGTGGTGTCCAAGCACGGCGGATCCATCGATTTCGACAGCGAGGCCGGCCGGGGGACCACCTTTGTCGTGCGCGTGCCGTTTGGCGGGGGCGAAGGGGACGGCACGGCCGGCCTCGCCGCCGGGGAGGAGCCGTTGTGA
- a CDS encoding SulP family inorganic anion transporter, giving the protein MLLRIFPFLGWFKGYDMAALRADAIAGLTVALVLIPQSMAYAQLAGMPPYYGLYASFLPPLVAALFGSSRQLATGPVAVVSLMTSASLAPLATAGSEGYIAYAILLALLVGIFQFSLGVLRLGLVVNFLSHPVVNGFTNAGALIIASSQLSKMFGVSVDDAEHYYETIMRVVAAAWHHTDWTTFIMGAAAFAIMFGLKKLNPRIPNVLVAVVLTTVASWAMGFEHNATVDMSAIKSPAVVADIEAFNKAAAALPAIAAKRAELTPREDAAKAAHDPAAILAVEHDIALLDLEKDQAAQQSAAFRDKLRHYLLAGVPGQGGTLALYDKGELPAGAKTDGRTWIIKVGNSPLKTDKLLMIGGGQVIGVVPSGLPTFTIPKLDLKAIVRLLPFAAIISLLGFMEAISIAKAMAAKTGQRLDPNQELIGQGLANILGAVGKSYPASGSFSRSAVNLQAGAMTGFSSVFTSATVVIALFFFTPLLYHLPQSVLAAVIMMAVIGLLNASGFVHAWKAQWYDGAISILTFLCTLAFAPHLDKGIMVGVTLSLLVFLYKSMRPRVASLSLTEDSAYRDASVFKLAECPFVAVVRFDGTLFFANASFLEDQITERMQASKSLKHIILAADGINDMDASGEEALSLLVDRVRSAGLDISLCGVKESVMDVMKRTHLLEHIGEDHLYPDLTQALCTVHKDSWHAPGESCPLTSVCRLPGA; this is encoded by the coding sequence ATGTTACTGAGAATCTTTCCCTTCCTCGGCTGGTTCAAGGGCTACGACATGGCCGCGCTCCGGGCCGACGCCATCGCCGGCCTGACCGTGGCCCTCGTGCTCATCCCCCAATCCATGGCCTACGCCCAGCTGGCCGGCATGCCGCCCTATTACGGCCTGTACGCCTCCTTCCTGCCGCCGCTGGTGGCCGCGCTCTTCGGTTCGAGCCGGCAGCTGGCCACCGGCCCGGTCGCGGTCGTCTCGCTCATGACCTCGGCTTCGCTCGCCCCCCTGGCCACGGCCGGTTCGGAAGGCTACATCGCCTACGCCATCCTGCTGGCCCTGCTGGTCGGCATCTTCCAGTTCTCGCTCGGCGTCCTGCGCCTGGGGCTGGTGGTCAACTTCCTGTCCCACCCCGTGGTCAACGGCTTCACCAACGCCGGCGCGCTGATCATCGCCTCCTCCCAGCTGTCCAAGATGTTCGGCGTCAGCGTCGACGACGCCGAGCACTACTACGAGACCATCATGCGGGTGGTGGCCGCAGCCTGGCACCACACCGACTGGACCACCTTCATCATGGGCGCGGCCGCCTTCGCCATCATGTTCGGGCTCAAAAAGCTCAACCCGCGCATCCCCAACGTCCTGGTGGCCGTTGTCCTGACCACGGTCGCGTCCTGGGCCATGGGTTTCGAGCACAACGCCACGGTGGATATGAGCGCCATCAAGTCGCCCGCGGTCGTGGCCGACATCGAGGCCTTCAACAAGGCGGCCGCCGCCCTGCCGGCCATCGCCGCCAAACGGGCCGAGCTGACCCCACGCGAGGACGCGGCCAAGGCCGCCCACGACCCGGCCGCCATCCTGGCCGTGGAACACGACATCGCCCTGCTCGACCTGGAAAAAGACCAGGCCGCCCAACAGAGCGCCGCCTTCCGGGACAAGCTGCGCCACTACCTCCTGGCCGGCGTGCCCGGCCAGGGCGGCACCCTGGCCCTCTACGACAAGGGCGAACTGCCGGCCGGGGCCAAGACCGACGGCCGCACCTGGATAATAAAGGTCGGCAACTCGCCGCTTAAGACCGACAAGCTCCTCATGATCGGCGGCGGCCAGGTGATCGGCGTCGTGCCCTCGGGCCTGCCGACCTTCACCATCCCCAAGCTCGACCTCAAGGCCATCGTGCGCCTGCTGCCCTTTGCCGCCATCATCTCGCTTCTGGGCTTCATGGAGGCCATCTCCATCGCCAAGGCCATGGCCGCCAAGACCGGCCAGCGCCTGGACCCCAACCAGGAGCTGATCGGCCAGGGCCTGGCCAACATCCTCGGCGCGGTCGGCAAGAGCTATCCGGCCTCGGGCTCGTTTTCCCGCTCGGCCGTCAACCTGCAAGCCGGGGCCATGACCGGCTTCTCGTCGGTCTTTACCAGCGCGACCGTGGTCATCGCGCTCTTTTTCTTCACCCCGCTCCTCTACCACCTGCCCCAGAGCGTCCTGGCCGCGGTCATCATGATGGCCGTCATCGGACTTTTAAACGCCTCGGGCTTCGTCCACGCCTGGAAGGCCCAGTGGTACGACGGGGCCATCTCGATCCTGACCTTTCTCTGCACCCTGGCCTTTGCCCCGCACCTGGACAAGGGCATCATGGTCGGCGTCACCCTGTCGCTTCTGGTCTTCCTCTACAAGAGCATGCGGCCACGCGTGGCCTCCCTGTCCCTGACCGAGGACAGCGCCTACCGCGACGCCTCGGTCTTCAAGCTGGCCGAGTGCCCGTTCGTGGCCGTGGTCCGGTTCGACGGCACGCTCTTTTTCGCCAACGCGAGCTTCCTCGAGGACCAGATCACCGAGCGGATGCAGGCGAGCAAAAGCCTCAAGCACATCATCCTGGCCGCGGACGGCATAAACGACATGGACGCCTCGGGCGAGGAAGCCCTGTCGCTGCTTGTGGACCGGGTCCGCAGCGCCGGTCTTGACATCTCGCTGTGCGGCGTGAAGGAATCGGTCATGGACGTCATGAAACGGACCCATCTTCTGGAACACATCGGCGAAGACCACCTCTATCCGGATCTGACCCAGGCCCTTTGCACCGTGCACAAGGATTCCTGGCACGCCCCGGGCGAGAGTTGCCCGCTGACCAGCGTGTGCCGTCTGCCCGGCGCCTAA
- a CDS encoding RrF2 family transcriptional regulator translates to MKLTTRSRYGTRMILDMALNDQAGPVRIKDIAARQGVSVKYLEKLVRELKQAGFVRSRRGPRGGHELARPLEEISVGAIVRALEGEFTLVECDGEAGTPCPRQADCLTREVWAEASRAMHEKLDAITLADLVGRSRARNGGGDCAG, encoded by the coding sequence ATGAAGCTGACCACCCGCAGCCGCTACGGAACCCGCATGATCCTGGACATGGCCTTAAACGACCAGGCCGGTCCGGTGCGCATCAAGGACATCGCCGCCCGCCAGGGCGTGTCCGTCAAATACCTGGAAAAGCTGGTGCGCGAGCTCAAGCAGGCCGGATTCGTCCGCAGCCGGCGCGGTCCGCGCGGCGGCCACGAGCTGGCCCGGCCCTTGGAGGAAATTTCGGTCGGGGCCATCGTCCGGGCCCTGGAGGGCGAATTCACCCTGGTCGAGTGCGACGGCGAGGCGGGAACCCCCTGTCCGCGCCAGGCCGACTGCCTGACCCGCGAGGTCTGGGCCGAGGCCTCCCGGGCCATGCACGAGAAACTCGACGCCATTACCCTGGCCGATCTGGTCGGCCGGAGCCGGGCCCGGAACGGGGGCGGGGACTGCGCCGGCTAG
- a CDS encoding response regulator, producing the protein MKTRILFVDDEPNVLSALRRMFHDMRGEWDMAFASDGAAGLAMIAEQPFDVVVADMRMPGMDGAMFLREAQIRNPGAIRIVLSGHSDREMILQTVRPAHQFLPKPCQPAELKAAIARSLGLREVFLDERVKNVVARLDRLPTVPRLYAALLDLLSCEDPSMREVAGLIAQDVGMSAGILKLVNSAFFGLRTHVSSPAHAVNLLGLEVIKALVLGVGLFDRFRKEDFRDFDLEKLWAHSFGTGRLARLIAVGEGAPGAIQEHCYIAGLLHDVGKLVMATNFPDAYREVIAACQEGRGTVLDMERQVFGASHAEVGAYLLGLWGVDDPVVRAVYLHHEPGRDRWAGFSPLLAVHVANRFEHELVVISRGYALNPLDELYLAASGLSERLPAWREACAAEVARGQAAGEA; encoded by the coding sequence GTGAAGACCCGGATACTGTTCGTCGACGACGAGCCGAACGTCCTGTCGGCCCTGCGCCGCATGTTCCACGACATGCGCGGCGAGTGGGACATGGCCTTTGCCTCGGACGGGGCGGCCGGCCTGGCCATGATCGCGGAGCAGCCCTTTGACGTGGTGGTGGCCGACATGCGGATGCCGGGCATGGACGGGGCCATGTTCCTGCGCGAGGCCCAGATCCGCAATCCCGGGGCCATCCGCATCGTGCTCTCGGGCCATTCCGACCGGGAGATGATCCTGCAGACCGTGCGCCCGGCCCACCAGTTCCTGCCCAAGCCCTGCCAGCCGGCCGAACTCAAGGCCGCCATCGCCAGGAGCCTTGGCCTGCGCGAGGTCTTTCTGGATGAGCGGGTGAAAAACGTGGTGGCCAGGCTCGACCGCCTGCCGACCGTGCCCCGGCTCTACGCGGCCCTGCTCGACCTCCTGTCCTGCGAGGACCCGTCCATGCGGGAGGTGGCGGGGCTCATCGCCCAGGATGTCGGCATGTCGGCCGGCATCCTCAAACTCGTCAATTCGGCCTTTTTCGGCCTGCGCACCCATGTGTCGAGCCCGGCCCACGCGGTCAACCTGCTCGGGCTCGAGGTCATAAAGGCCCTCGTTCTCGGCGTCGGACTCTTCGATCGGTTTCGCAAGGAGGATTTCCGGGACTTCGACCTGGAGAAGCTGTGGGCCCACAGCTTCGGCACGGGCCGGCTGGCCCGGCTGATCGCGGTCGGGGAGGGGGCCCCGGGCGCGATCCAGGAGCATTGCTACATCGCGGGCCTGCTCCATGATGTCGGCAAGCTCGTCATGGCCACCAATTTTCCGGACGCCTACCGCGAGGTCATCGCGGCCTGCCAGGAGGGGCGGGGCACCGTGCTCGACATGGAGCGGCAGGTCTTTGGCGCGTCCCACGCCGAGGTCGGGGCCTACCTGCTCGGCCTGTGGGGCGTGGACGATCCCGTGGTCCGGGCCGTGTACCTGCACCACGAGCCCGGCCGCGACCGGTGGGCCGGCTTTTCCCCGCTGCTGGCCGTGCACGTGGCCAACCGCTTCGAACACGAGCTGGTGGTCATCAGCCGGGGGTACGCGCTCAATCCCCTGGACGAGCTCTATCTGGCGGCTTCCGGGCTGTCGGAGCGCCTGCCGGCCTGGCGCGAGGCCTGCGCGGCCGAGGTGGCCAGGGGCCAGGCCGCGGGCGAGGCCTGA
- a CDS encoding TetR/AcrR family transcriptional regulator — protein MTKKEAIRYAATVLFAHKGFQDTTMQDICKVTGTAEGTIFYHFKSKEGLLIAILEQAKTRILEEYDAAFTGRDFASGLEMMEEAVTFYFHLAGVMEHEFTLLQRQFPHQLAEDNSECRSHLAAIYNCLTDIFERVVRAGQDDGSMGAFPPRETAMILFAMVDGLLRLKTCNLYDAGALFDELIASCRRMLAKPRDGSC, from the coding sequence ATGACCAAAAAAGAAGCCATACGGTACGCTGCCACGGTCCTTTTCGCCCACAAGGGGTTTCAGGATACCACCATGCAGGACATCTGCAAGGTGACCGGGACCGCCGAGGGCACGATCTTTTACCATTTCAAGAGCAAGGAAGGCCTGCTCATCGCCATCCTCGAGCAGGCCAAGACCCGCATTCTCGAAGAGTACGACGCCGCCTTCACCGGCCGGGACTTCGCCTCGGGCCTGGAAATGATGGAAGAGGCCGTCACCTTCTACTTCCATCTGGCCGGGGTCATGGAACACGAGTTCACGCTGCTCCAGCGCCAGTTTCCCCACCAGCTGGCCGAGGACAACTCCGAGTGCCGGTCCCATCTGGCGGCCATCTACAACTGCCTGACCGACATCTTCGAACGGGTGGTGCGCGCCGGCCAGGACGACGGCTCCATGGGCGCGTTTCCGCCCCGGGAAACCGCCATGATCCTTTTTGCCATGGTCGACGGTCTGTTACGCCTAAAGACCTGCAACCTCTACGACGCCGGGGCGCTTTTCGACGAGCTGATCGCATCCTGCCGCAGGATGCTGGCCAAACCACGTGACGGGAGTTGCTGA
- a CDS encoding response regulator, whose translation MRLLLVDDESELVSALAERLTLRGIEADFATDGDAASELVRANPYDLAVLDMKMPGLSGLDLKKKLQRLRPGMRFIFMTGHGSEEDFRAGSSEAAGYLVKPVRLDDLLAAVNQALAAGQG comes from the coding sequence GTGCGCCTATTGCTTGTGGATGACGAATCGGAACTGGTCTCGGCCCTGGCCGAACGCCTGACCCTGCGCGGCATCGAGGCGGATTTCGCCACCGACGGCGACGCCGCTTCCGAGCTGGTCCGGGCCAACCCCTACGACCTGGCTGTCCTCGACATGAAGATGCCGGGCCTCTCGGGCCTGGATCTCAAAAAAAAGCTCCAGCGCCTGCGACCCGGCATGCGCTTCATCTTCATGACCGGCCACGGGTCGGAAGAGGACTTCCGGGCCGGTTCGTCGGAAGCGGCCGGCTATCTGGTCAAGCCCGTGCGCCTGGACGACCTGCTCGCCGCCGTCAACCAGGCCCTGGCCGCCGGCCAGGGCTGA
- a CDS encoding response regulator, whose translation MSVISIFSGVFCKEQSVVAALHDATGLPIVRDAELVALAAKLSGLGADKIEKAFSAKTSVFNKFTHEKQRAAAWLRLALATRLAEEDRMLLAGFTALLPPREIAHVLRVCLIADAGFRRAAAAEEAGLPDREAQKALERGDEERALWAALVADTKDPWSPSLYDIVVPMDKTGVDEAAGLITRHAADPAVRVTDASRRTARDFLLAARVETAITGKGHDVAVSARDGVVILTINKKVLLLDRLENELRSIATKIDGVSDIVTKVGKGYYQTDIYRRADFEMPTRVLLVDDEREFVQTLSERLSMREVGSHVVFDGESALEMVADDEPEVMVLDLKMPGIDGLEVLKRTKATRPDVEIIILTGHGSEADRDECMRLGAFAYLQKPVDIEQLSDTLKRANEKVRAKKAGQ comes from the coding sequence ATGTCCGTCATATCCATCTTCAGCGGCGTGTTTTGCAAGGAACAATCGGTGGTCGCGGCCCTTCACGACGCCACGGGCCTGCCCATCGTGCGCGACGCCGAGCTGGTGGCCCTGGCCGCCAAGCTCTCGGGCCTTGGCGCGGACAAGATCGAAAAGGCCTTTTCCGCCAAGACTTCGGTTTTCAACAAGTTCACCCACGAAAAACAGCGCGCCGCCGCCTGGTTGCGCCTGGCCCTGGCGACCAGGCTGGCCGAAGAGGACCGGATGCTCCTCGCCGGCTTCACGGCCCTTTTGCCGCCGCGCGAAATCGCCCACGTCCTTCGCGTCTGCCTGATCGCGGACGCCGGCTTCCGCCGGGCCGCGGCCGCCGAGGAGGCCGGGCTCCCGGACCGCGAGGCCCAAAAGGCCCTGGAGCGCGGGGACGAGGAACGGGCCCTGTGGGCCGCCCTGGTCGCGGACACCAAGGATCCCTGGTCTCCCTCCCTCTACGACATCGTCGTGCCCATGGACAAAACCGGAGTGGACGAGGCGGCCGGGCTCATCACCCGCCACGCCGCCGATCCGGCCGTGCGCGTCACCGACGCCTCCCGCCGCACGGCCCGCGATTTCCTCCTGGCCGCCCGGGTCGAGACCGCCATCACGGGCAAGGGCCACGACGTGGCCGTGTCCGCCAGGGACGGCGTGGTCATCCTGACCATCAACAAGAAAGTCCTGCTGCTCGACCGCCTGGAAAACGAGCTGCGTTCCATCGCCACCAAGATCGACGGCGTCTCCGACATCGTCACCAAGGTCGGCAAGGGCTACTACCAGACCGACATCTACCGCCGGGCCGACTTCGAGATGCCGACCAGGGTCTTGCTCGTCGACGACGAGCGCGAATTCGTCCAGACCCTGTCCGAGCGCCTGTCCATGCGCGAGGTCGGCTCCCACGTGGTCTTTGACGGCGAATCCGCCCTGGAGATGGTGGCCGACGACGAGCCCGAGGTGATGGTCCTCGACCTCAAGATGCCGGGCATCGACGGCCTGGAGGTCTTAAAGCGCACCAAGGCCACGAGGCCCGACGTCGAGATCATCATCCTGACCGGCCACGGCTCCGAGGCCGACCGCGACGAGTGCATGCGCCTTGGCGCCTTCGCCTACCTGCAAAAACCCGTGGACATCGAACAGTTAAGCGATACCCTCAAGCGGGCCAACGAAAAGGTGCGCGCCAAAAAGGCCGGCCAGTAA
- a CDS encoding STAS domain-containing protein — MELTATREGSCLVVEVGAAEVDHTVSDDFKDMVLERFAGSSAANLLLDLGQVAFMDSKAIGAMVSIRKAVANHGGRFAICSLHPHVAKVIRVVTLGTIFDVFPDKAAALTSLAV; from the coding sequence ATGGAACTGACGGCGACGCGCGAAGGCTCGTGCCTGGTGGTGGAGGTGGGAGCGGCCGAAGTGGACCATACGGTCAGCGACGATTTCAAGGACATGGTGCTGGAGCGTTTTGCCGGTTCCTCGGCCGCGAACCTGCTGCTCGATCTCGGCCAGGTGGCCTTCATGGACAGCAAGGCCATCGGGGCCATGGTCTCGATCCGCAAGGCCGTCGCCAACCACGGCGGCCGGTTCGCCATCTGCAGCCTGCACCCGCATGTGGCGAAAGTGATCCGGGTGGTGACGCTCGGCACCATCTTCGACGTCTTCCCGGACAAGGCGGCGGCTCTTACCAGTCTGGCCGTCTGA
- a CDS encoding sensor histidine kinase: MDFLRRLRPEFWDGTAEGGPYRSLFNYRRLWRLSVALLAAVSLTPLCIMTAIDFGVTKRAVTQENLQRTAITTSNTRRTLSYFLDERLAALTFAAREEADTALANPGRLATLLKDLKAAFGGFMDLGVIDESGRQIAYVGPYDLLGIDYSSQEWFKKTLESGFFISDVFLGFRNVPHMVISVRAERPDGGFFVLRATVDTQRINDILASIDLSGSGDAFLVNHDGILQTVSRSHGSVFERLSLPVPAPSGRTEVFATTEAEGGLIIGYAYIERTPLILMVVKRQAELMKPWYAMRLDLVGFLGASMLAILVVILGVATYMVEKIFHADQTRAKTMHQMEHTNRMASIGRLAAGVAHEINNPLAIINEKAGLMQDLIRYGKEPPTPERLSGLVDSILGSVERAGTITKRLLSFARHLEVHIEAVSLQKVAEEVLSFLTKEAEYRRIQVDVEADPAVPAIESDRGKLQQILLNLVNNAFQAMDDGGHLVLRVFAPEPGTVAVSVADNGCGIPAADVKRIFEPFFSTKKKKGGTGLGLSITYGLVQELGGTLAVESVLGHGSTFTVTFPLAKGEARAPIACG; the protein is encoded by the coding sequence ATGGATTTTCTCCGTCGCCTGCGCCCGGAGTTCTGGGACGGGACCGCCGAGGGCGGACCATACCGGAGCCTTTTCAACTACCGCCGCCTGTGGCGGCTGTCGGTGGCCTTGCTCGCCGCCGTGTCCCTGACCCCGCTTTGCATCATGACGGCCATCGACTTCGGGGTCACCAAGCGGGCCGTCACCCAGGAAAACCTCCAGCGCACCGCCATCACCACGTCCAACACCCGGCGCACCCTGTCCTATTTCCTGGACGAGCGCCTGGCCGCCCTGACCTTCGCCGCCCGCGAGGAGGCCGATACCGCCCTGGCCAACCCCGGGCGCCTGGCCACGCTCTTAAAAGACCTCAAGGCCGCCTTCGGCGGCTTCATGGACCTCGGCGTCATCGACGAATCCGGCCGCCAGATCGCCTACGTCGGACCCTACGACCTGCTCGGCATCGACTATTCCTCCCAGGAGTGGTTCAAAAAGACCCTGGAATCCGGCTTTTTCATCAGCGACGTCTTCCTCGGCTTCCGAAACGTCCCCCACATGGTCATCTCGGTTAGGGCCGAGCGGCCGGACGGCGGCTTCTTCGTCCTGCGCGCCACCGTGGACACCCAGCGCATCAACGACATCCTGGCCAGCATCGACCTGTCCGGCAGCGGCGACGCCTTCCTGGTCAACCACGACGGCATCCTGCAAACCGTGTCCCGTTCCCACGGCTCGGTGTTTGAACGCCTGTCCCTGCCCGTGCCGGCCCCCTCCGGGCGCACCGAGGTCTTCGCGACGACCGAGGCCGAGGGCGGGCTCATCATCGGCTACGCCTACATCGAGCGCACGCCGCTTATCCTCATGGTGGTCAAGCGCCAGGCCGAACTCATGAAGCCCTGGTACGCCATGCGCCTGGATCTGGTCGGCTTTCTCGGCGCCAGCATGCTGGCCATCCTGGTGGTCATCCTCGGGGTCGCCACCTACATGGTGGAAAAGATCTTCCACGCCGACCAGACCCGGGCCAAGACCATGCACCAGATGGAGCACACCAACCGCATGGCCTCCATCGGCCGGCTGGCCGCCGGCGTGGCCCACGAGATCAACAACCCGCTGGCCATCATCAACGAAAAAGCCGGGCTCATGCAGGACCTCATCCGCTACGGCAAGGAGCCGCCCACGCCCGAACGCCTGTCCGGACTGGTGGACTCGATCCTGGGGTCGGTCGAGCGGGCCGGCACCATCACCAAGCGCCTGCTCTCCTTCGCCCGGCACCTCGAAGTCCACATCGAGGCCGTGTCCTTGCAAAAAGTGGCCGAGGAAGTCCTGAGCTTTCTGACCAAGGAAGCCGAGTACCGCCGCATCCAGGTGGACGTGGAGGCAGACCCGGCCGTGCCGGCCATCGAGTCCGACCGGGGCAAGCTCCAGCAGATCCTCTTAAACCTCGTCAACAACGCCTTCCAGGCCATGGACGACGGCGGCCACCTGGTCCTTCGCGTCTTCGCGCCGGAACCCGGGACCGTGGCCGTCAGCGTGGCCGACAACGGCTGCGGCATCCCGGCCGCCGACGTCAAACGGATCTTTGAACCGTTTTTCTCGACCAAAAAGAAAAAAGGGGGCACCGGGCTCGGCCTGTCCATCACCTACGGGCTGGTGCAGGAACTCGGCGGCACCCTTGCCGTCGAAAGCGTGCTCGGCCACGGCTCCACCTTCACCGTGACCTTCCCCCTGGCCAAAGGAGAGGCTCGTGCGCCTATTGCTTGTGGATGA